The sequence below is a genomic window from Borreliella spielmanii.
ATTAGCAAAAATTACTTAAACAAACTGTTAATCTTAGCAGAAATTCTAGAGGTTACTGCTCTTAAGCTTATATAGTCAATTGCTGCTTGTCCTGTAACTGTTATACCATTGATAGCACTGATAATACTATCTAGAATTTCTTTCAAGCTAGTTGCTTGGTTTGCTATTTCAATCGTATTATTTGCTTTTATCTTAACAGTATCGCAAATTAAATTTAAAGTTTTTGGACTAATTGCGCTAAGTATATAAAAATGATGCTTGTCAAAATGAATATCGTCATTTTTATCAAAAATATTAATGCTTGATTGAAGCAGTAAAACAGTATCGCCTTTTGATAGTTCAAAATTGATATTAGATATATTTTTTGTGTGAATTTCTAAATCTTCAAATTCTGGTATTATAACTACAGCCTCTTGAGTTTGCTGTTTAAATTTCTTTACAGTGCCAATTCGGGTTATAAAAATATTTGAATAAATCCAATTTTTTATGTCTTCTTGTGCTAATGCGTGGCCATAAAGGCGCTGGTTCATTCTGTAAATTTCATAGTTTTCACTCATTCTAAC
It includes:
- a CDS encoding DUF777 family protein, yielding MSENYEIYRMNQRLYGHALAQEDIKNWIYSNIFITRIGTVKKFKQQTQEAVVIIPEFEDLEIHTKNISNINFELSKGDTVLLLQSSINIFDKNDDIHFDKHHFYILSAISPKTLNLICDTVKIKANNTIEIANQATSLKEILDSIISAINGITVTGQAAIDYISLRAVTSRISAKINSLFK